Proteins encoded in a region of the Euleptes europaea isolate rEulEur1 chromosome 3, rEulEur1.hap1, whole genome shotgun sequence genome:
- the NCMAP gene encoding noncompact myelin-associated protein encodes MTTPTPVADDFRSSANGTTKSQEHFLYQSSGAIVAAIVVGVIVVFTVVLLLLKMYNRHMRTQRELEPKNAKSSIPSISGQNSNSTGRPTTVTFVPVDIHMQNRRP; translated from the exons ATGACGACACCAACCCCGGTGGCTGACGACTTCCGGTCTTCGGCAAATGGGACCACAAAGTCTCAAGAACACTTTCTTTATCAAA GTTCTGGAGCGATTGTGGCGGCCATTGTCGTCGGGGTGATAGTGGTATTCACGGTGGTTCTTCTCCTGCTGAAAATGTACAATAG ACACATGAGGACGCAGCGGGAGCTGGAACCGAAGAATGCGAAATCCTCAATCCCTTCCATTTCAGGACAGAACAGTAATAGCACAGGACGCCCTACAACAGTGACATTCGTCCCTGTGGACATCCACATGCAGAACAGGAGACCGTGA